caaacaaaaaattttttttatatcttaattgataatatttttttacaaagtcAGCATATCGCGTAAACAAGAATGTGTCatgttacaaattaataagatgatcaactaaataataattatcttattaatttataacatgaCATATTCTTGTTTATGCGATATGCTGACTTTGTAAGGAAATATTGTCAATAATCGAAATGatcaattcaataatttatatcaagaATATCGAATATAGCGCAATATTGTGAAAAACACTTTTGCGAGTTatactttgcatttttacttgtatatacattgcatgataaaaatttattaaaacttagtgaaataaatttttttcaattaacaatAGATATTCGACGGACGTAATCATGTCAACAGCTTTTGGAATCGAAGCCAATTGTATAAAAGATCCGAATAGCGAATTTCGACGCTGGGGAAAGCAaatctttaaagaaaattCCTTTTGGATCgcattgtttttattctttccccaatttatgaatttctttTCCGTTCCTAccactaataaaaatatcacacaattctttataaaaatgtttcggGACAATGTGAATTATAGACAAACTTTTAATGTCGTTCGGCACGATTTTATGAATCTTCTGATACAACTCATGGAAAAGGGCTATGTTGAACCCGACGATAAGAAAGATACCACTAAAGATACCATTAATGTATCTCGTAAGTtcataatgttaatatttattcttatattattgttcgtgttaatttgtataatatagcTACGCCAAGTAGATAAACGCATCTGCAGTTTTTCTTCTAAAGTATTTCTGCAGATTGCTTATTTGAacatatcttatatatttcatttattatccACAGCAACCACGAATAGAATTACTATGTTAGAAGCTACTGCACAAAGTTATGTTTTCTTCTTGGCCGGCTTCGAGACTTCCTCAACGACGGCGACATTCAGCTTATACGAATTGGCTCAACAACAACACATACAGGACAAAGTTTACAATGAGATTGATAAAGTACTAAAAAAGCATGGAGAACTGACTTACGATTCTGTGAACGAAATGACATATCTTCACAAAGTAATAAACGGTAAGTATTTTTGCTCTTGCAAAGATAATGAATCAAAGAACTTGAGGAAATATTCAAAtactttcttttcaaatttatatgtatttcttaaaaaaataataataaaaatttgttacattttaaaaagtgcatttttatattttttacgtattaCAGAAACTTTGAGAAAATATCCGGCTGTACCTATTCTAAATCGTGTCTGCACTAAAGATATAAACGTTCCAACGACGAACATCCATGTGCCAAAAGGAACTTTAATCTCCATTCCGGTATTCGGAGTGCATCGTGATCCATCAATATATCCAGATCCGGATAAATTTGATCCCGAACGATTCAACGCGGATGAGATAGCGGCTAGACATCCTTATGCTTATTTGCCTTTTGGAGAAGGACCACGAATTTGCATCggtaagaataaattaatctatttatacagggtgtcccagacctACCATAACAcccgttaatggcagattcctgAGGTTATTTGGAGACAAAAATCTTAAtgccaaaatgtcgaggctgcTAGTTTTTGAACAGGAAAGGTTTAAAGTTCACAATCAGCTTGTCAAAATTTTGtgcgctcagggacatcgcatCTCGAAAGAGCCCACAACACTTTACTTGGCTCACtttattcactttatttttttgtatactgTTTGCAAGACtgacaaatttaataacgataataatttttactgtaTGAAGCGCAATGCGCATCGAACTGTCAAAGCATTCATGTGAAACGTGCCATTAACAAGTGACATTTCTCATGTGatgagaaaaaatcaatacaatCGGTACGAAGTGTGATTGTATTATCCGTAAAGTATTGTGCTCAAATGACCTCAGGAATCTGCCACTAACAGGTGTTACGGTAGGTCTAGgacatcttgtatatttaataacaggGGATCCTACAAACTAAATCAATTCGAACAGCGCTGCATCCGCTCATTCGCCGTTACAAGTActtttgtcttcttttttgACTATCATACCTAGATAACTAAATGTTAACAATGTTGGCCAATTTGCCAACATCGCTAACATTTCGTTTGCTATGTAGTTacacttctttttttcattaaccTCGCCATTTAAAATCTTGTAATTTTGATCTCTGATTTGTAATTAAGAACCTTGAAATTTACAGACACTTAAAGATTTCTTAGATACTAATTTTGCATaagttaaagaaatatttcctaTTCGTAATCAGAGATATTGTAACAACTTTATTGCTAGTAAAAGTTAATGAAGCcaataattatagattgaaatgtaaattattccGTTAATGTATCTAATTTTCAGGTGCGAGATTTGGTTACTTGCAAGTCAAAATTGTACTTGTGAGTCTCTTGTCGAAATTTAAGTTCAAGCTTCATCCTCGAACTCCAGTTCCACTTTCTTTCGATGAACGATCTCCTGTACTTGTAGCCAAAGGCGGTGTGTATTTTATCATCGAGcagcgataaaataattttttttaataagaggtatttttatttaaatcttaaaaaaaaaattatttttaaatattgctgcGTACATTACGTACACAGCGTGTCttacaaatattgaatagtacaatagatttaatagagagtgaaaaggaagaagagagaagaagaaagaaaaagagagggaaagagagaagacaaatataacaaattggCACAGCACTGATGAATTAACATgcaataagaaacaaaaatcgaATTAGGAGTGTACATGTGTGTAGTGCGAAGTGAGATAAGTGTGAACGCGCGTGATCGGATTTAATCGGACACGCATTGGCATTCTCCAAGTAGGATAAGAACATCAAGTAAAATTGGAATCTAAATTTAGGTAAGATagatataaaactaaatataagaaaattgtatACCCGAAGAGGTAATAACCATCAATAAACCATCAATTAAAATCTATCTGCGGTGTAACAAACATAATAGTTAATCGTCAAAATCTTGTTAATCGTAATGTACACAAAAAATTCCTCCTGAGAgattaacaattttagtaatatactttatttaaaaaaaaagaaactttttaacATAATGCATATTATAGCATGGTAAAGTTAAAATAGCccatttttataactttgatcttgaatttctcaaaattgtgACGTGATGAAGCATCATTAAAAGCGGCATTATGTTCAAAAAAACTATGAAAGGAGATACCTAACATTCATGTGTTCgaaaaatgctattttttgtaaaactgtGTTATAtgagttataatttttaggaTTGTGTTATATGTGTTATATGTGTTAACTCTGTTATatgtgttataatttttaggaCAAATTCGGCGATAATGTTTGAATTACGTGTAATTACAATGAAATAGGAATTTAAGTAAACACATGTTTTAAagcataaagcataaaaatgtatcgtttattttgtagatatttCTATACACAGATTTcttaagttattttatttttatcgtaaaaattgATGACAATTAAAAGACTGCTGCTGCACGACGAACGCGAAGttgggaattgaacccgggtcttccgcttgccgggcgaatgttctgacCACTAAATtactcagaccccacgcttctaacatttatctctcttagattaggaaatcaacaaatcccttagccactcgcgccctgatattttttctctcttcctttctttccaataattcctatcagtacatactgattctccatatgtgagaacaatgactaaaattttcgtacactttaagtatctcgaaccagagatcggtgtacaaatttaactgtctcacgtagactaacaaattaatttctttaaaaaaaattataatttcgcactaacatcccgcgacggctttttatgcctttctattatattatttgatagttatcatttgagcctttcctttatatgtgttagattgttttaaatcaTGCGGGCATTATGACGCGTTTATGTCCTACAGATTTGTTGATTTCCTAATCTAGGAGAGATAAAGGTTAGAAGCGTAAggtctgagtagtttagtggtcagaacattcgcccggcaagcggaagacccgggttcaattcccggcttagatattcgcgccctgatattttttctttcttcctttctttccaataattcctatcagtacatactgattctccatatgtgagaacaatgtactaaaattttcgtacactttaagtatctcgaaccagagatcggtgtacaaatttaactgtctcacgtagactaacaaattaatttctttaagaaaaattataattttgcactaacatcccgcgacggctctctatgcctttctattatattatttgatacttatttaaaattatcgtaTTTAAAAGTTCAATTATACGTTAACTCGATTGAATTTATTGGTATTCATTAAAGCCGTTCATCAAGCCGTTCATCAAGCCGTTCATCAAGCCGTTTTTGTCTTATAGGCCTTTTAGAAGAAATTGCTGAACATGTAGATAAACGTGACAAAAACTAATAGTTAGAGCCGAAGGGGATGGGCAAAGCCcgttggcagcgccaagtttttttgtattttttaataaatattttgttattttaattaaatttttttaaattttgtatatgcACTAAGAATAACATATCACTTACTTTctagaatcaaattttgatcagttttatttatacattttatgtatattttatgcatgcttattttgaatttgcaccttgaataatatatcagttacttttcatgttggtaatatattaaaaatttagataattattaaaatataaacataatggagtgtcttttttagAACTCTgccagaccttatcatttatgattttttgtgATATATCACGTACTTTTTAgagcattgaaattattttaaaattatttttgcacattttggatgtaacatttatattaagtcagttatatattaactaaattattttacattccaacacaagtattttgtttcatatcacacttacattctgtgaaatagatgttttatttcgaatatttaaactaaactattttttgttgtaatatttttttggtttgACTGTCCCATTGATATAAAGccatggatagctgatatgaaatatctttggtTTGACATCAcggttttgttaaaatttttataaaatatgcgaaataaaactatgatatcaaatcaaagacatgttaaacataaaataatttagttaaaacattcgaaatgacacttattatgtttcacataacgtaattgtgatatcaaacgcaatacttatgttattagttattttctaatattaccaataaaacatctgtttcacagaatATAAGTgtgatataaaacaaaatacttgtgttataatgtgaaatattttagttaataagtaattaagttactataaatgtacaaaattaattatgtgacagaattgaaattattttttaattattgttgtacATTTCGGATGTAACActtttattaactaaattatatattaactaagttattttgcaatccaacacaagtattttgtttcatattacACTTATattctgtgaaacagatgttctatttcgaatattcaaactaaactTTTTGTTGTAATATGTCTTTGGTTCGACTGCCCCATTGATATGAAGCCATGGATAGctaatatgaaatatctttggcTTCATATCACAGtttcgttaaaatttatacaaaatatgcgaaataaaactatgatatcaaatcaaagacaTATTTGTTGAGCGCAGTTAGGATAAGAAGCGAGACACGTCTTTACTCGACAAAAGACAATCCAGAAGagaaagatttatttgtaacatttcgCAGGTACAAAAAAACATCTTATCAAGTGCAGCATGGCGCCCGGTTCAAAAGAAAGAATAGTATTTTCTTACAACACTCTTactcattaattattagaaattgctttactgtaacaaaaaaaatcttcaatatatacatatatatatatatatatatatatacagataaCATAAACACattctataaacattttataaatatttgttgaaaatattagaatattcttttaatgtattaaaagatGTTCTTTAAATCTTCATAAAACGTTCAAATAAgaccaattttaatattccagataggttgaaaaaatattctttattatattccaGGAATATTCAAAGAAGATGTTTAATACAATGTAAAGAACATTCACTGAATATTCTACTAAATTACCTTtagtattctaaatatttatgcaaatacattgatataaaaaaaaggtttaatcaactttaccaatattaaatgttaaacaaaagtttttattgttttaattttttattccaataatataaacataaacataaaccaaaagaaacattgatatttttaacaaaataattatatttaaaattgcacacattcttacaataaaatatatataatacaaaacaaGTAATATTATCGCTCGAAGGTTTGAAGTACCTCTACATAACGAAaagcttttattattttaattttttattctaatatgtttcaaaaataaaaataaaaatgatttatttttatttttgatttaatgatttattatttaatgatttatttttaacaaaataattacatctatAAAGAATCGTTTTCATCTAGAAATTATAAAGTGCTCCAAACTTTTGAGTGTACATAGTGTACTTTATAATAAGACACTTAAGTATTGCTCTTATAATAAGATACATAAGTATTGCTCTTATaacactattttacattttttttgcgtttcTAGCTTTTGCTCTTACAAGCCATGCTTTCATTACAGTATCACTTAATGGTATATCAGTGTGTGTTTCTTGCACTgcttctataaataaaataagtattacattagtaaaatataaatattacatagttccacacacacatacacacatttatATGCATGTGtagatgaaattaattaattaatacttactTATTATAGCACCAGATATACGTAAAAGGGAAAACTTATTCTTTCCTTTAAATCCGATCCAACTATATTTTTCGACTACttcatttgaaaataattggaacattatttttttaatagtatgcTTATACGTTGCTCCACCAACTTTTCATAATTCTATTAcctgttaaattataatatattaatgaaaatata
Above is a genomic segment from Linepithema humile isolate Giens D197 chromosome 6, Lhum_UNIL_v1.0, whole genome shotgun sequence containing:
- the LOC105668957 gene encoding probable cytochrome P450 6a14 isoform X1 — translated: MFIELLEFLVIVISAVYIYYKYVLFNYWRKKGVFYVKPIVPAGNLTAFVTGKKSLGELYLDVYVRYKGHRAFGMYSFFKPNLVIADLDLIRTVLIKEFESFHDRGTFCNEKIDPLSGNLFNLPGKKWRNLRNKLIPTFTSAKIKQMFMTLKEHGRQLTQSVENEGRATDCIEMKDMFARYSTDVIMSTAFGIEANCIKDPNSEFRRWGKQIFKENSFWIALFLFFPQFMNFFSVPTTNKNITQFFIKMFRDNVNYRQTFNVVRHDFMNLLIQLMEKGYVEPDDKKDTTKDTINVSPTTNRITMLEATAQSYVFFLAGFETSSTTATFSLYELAQQQHIQDKVYNEIDKVLKKHGELTYDSVNEMTYLHKVINETLRKYPAVPILNRVCTKDINVPTTNIHVPKGTLISIPVFGVHRDPSIYPDPDKFDPERFNADEIAARHPYAYLPFGEGPRICIGARFGYLQVKIVLVSLLSKFKFKLHPRTPVPLSFDERSPVLVAKGGVYFIIEQR
- the LOC105668957 gene encoding cytochrome P450 6k1 isoform X2, translated to MKDMFARYSTDVIMSTAFGIEANCIKDPNSEFRRWGKQIFKENSFWIALFLFFPQFMNFFSVPTTNKNITQFFIKMFRDNVNYRQTFNVVRHDFMNLLIQLMEKGYVEPDDKKDTTKDTINVSPTTNRITMLEATAQSYVFFLAGFETSSTTATFSLYELAQQQHIQDKVYNEIDKVLKKHGELTYDSVNEMTYLHKVINETLRKYPAVPILNRVCTKDINVPTTNIHVPKGTLISIPVFGVHRDPSIYPDPDKFDPERFNADEIAARHPYAYLPFGEGPRICIGARFGYLQVKIVLVSLLSKFKFKLHPRTPVPLSFDERSPVLVAKGGVYFIIEQR